The genomic DNA TGGAGACGCCCAATGTCTGATATGCAAGACGATCCCCGCGACCATTTCCGGAAGATCTTCTCCGCGCAGGATCTGCAGCGGATCGAAGTGATGCAGCGGGTGCGCGGGACTTATTTCCGCCACCCCATGCATGATTGCGTCGTCGAGTATGTTGACGATCTGCTCGCCCTGATGATCGAGCAGCGCGATCGCGATGCAGATCCAGGCAGCCACGAGCATCGCGGCATTGCCGTCATCGGCGAGCCCCGTGCGGGCAAGACTACGATGCTGCGGCGGGTCTTTAAGGGGCATCCCGCCTTCCCGGGCTATGGTGAGAAGGGGTCGCGCTGCCCCCTAGTCACCGTGATCCCGCAGGGAGCCTGCACCCTCAAGCGATTCACGATTGATGCCCTGCGCGAGCTCGGGATGCCTGTTCAACAGATTCCCCGGGACGAGGATCAGGTGGCTCATATGGTTCGCGACCACATGTGCCTGATGGGTGTGAAGGTGATGCACATCGACGAGGCTCACCATATCACGCAGCCGGCGAATGCCACCCAGATCAAAAAGATCATCAACGTTTTCAAATGCCTGATGATCGATGAAGAGTGGCCTGTCTCGTTGATTTTTTCAGGTATCCCTGAGTTGATCGGGGCGCTGCAAAAAGATCAGCAGTTGTGCGACCGGTTCAAGTTCGTCCGCCTGGCGGGTCTAACGACCGCGACAGATGCGAAGAGCATCCGTCAGACTATTCGTCAATTGGCCGGCGTCGCTGAACTGGCCATCTCTACCGAGCACACCGAGGCGCTGGCACCCCGGCTCATTCATGCCGGCTGCTACCAGCTTGGACGGTCCATCGAGTACGTCCAAGACGCGATCGAGGTTCGGCTCAAGCGGAACGCACGGCTGCCCGCAGATGCTGCTTCCGCGCTGAGGGCTTTGATCCCTGACGACTTCGCGCAGGCCTACGCGCGCAGCAGAGGCGTCGAGGCGGCCGACAACCCGTTCATCGCGGTGGACTGGGAAGCCACAGATCCCTTTCAGACGCTCGACGGGTCCGAGGATCGGCACGTTTCGGATCTCCCGAAACCGAAACGCGCTACTTCTCGGAAGAAGGGGTGAGCCATGGCACACCTTTATCCCTTTGTGCCGCTCCTGCCCGGAGAGACCGTGACCAGCTTCTGTTCGAGGTTGGCGGCGATCCACAAAACGACCTCGGTCCGGACGTTCCTTCGCTATCTCGGCCGGCGGTTTACGCCGATCGTGTTCGGGCAAGCCATGGCGCTCGACGATCTCGCCGAGTTGACGGGCATTCCTTCCGGCGAGATCGCGCTTAGCAGTCTTATCCGTTCTGATGGCCACATCACGCATCGCGGGCAGAGTTTCCCTACGACGATGTCTCGTGGCACGCGCACGTTCGTTTGCCCACGATGCCTGGCAGAAGATGAAGAGCATTCGCGGCGGAACCCAATCGAGTCGAGCTACGGTCGTGCGATCTGGCAACTGACACCGATCCAGGCCTGCCCACGTCACTACGTGCTCCTCCGCGAGATCAGTGGACTCGTTCACGCGAGCCAGGCTTACGACTTCTCGCGGGCGATCTGGCCGCATCTCAGCCGAATGAGGGAATACGCTGACACGGCGGCTGAGGTGATGCCGTCGGCCGCGGAAGCCTATCTCCTGTCTCGTTTTGAAGAGCAGCGGGAGACCTCGCCACTGCTCGATCAGATGCCTTGGTATGCGGCCGCACGAGCGTGCGAAGCGATGGGGGCCGCGGCGTTATTTGGGCCTGCGGTCACGCTCGGGAATTTGGCACTGGGCGAAAAGAGGCAAGCGGCCGACGTCGGCTTTCAGATCGCCCACGGGGGCGAGCCGGCCGTGTTGCGCTTCCTCGATGACCTCCTGCGCAACCACTATACTCGCGAAGGGTCTAACGACGGGCCTGGGACCATGTACGGCATACTCAATCATCTCATGACGCGCCCCGGAGTCGATCCTGGCTACGCGCCACTGCGGAGTATCATGTTCGAACATGCGCTCGACACCGCGCCCTTCGGTCCCGGAGACATCGTCGTTGGGCTCCCGGTGGCCCGCCGTCGTACCCACTCATTGATGACGGCCGCTGCGGAGGCGGGGCAGCATCCCGATCGCCTTCTCAAGATTCTGATCGCGGAGGGGATCATTCCCCGTGGTGCGAGCTTGAACGGGCGTGTGGTCTTCGATGCCGCTATCGCTGCGCCGGTTCTGCGGCGCACGACCAAGCTCCTCAATCTCCGAGAGATAGCGGAGCATCTCCACACGACGTACTCCTACGCGATCATGCTGACGACGAACGGCTTCATCGAGCCTTTCAAAAGCGACATGGTCCAAGAGAAAATCATTCGGGCCCGGTATGCCAAGGCGGATATCGATGCGTTCATGGGGAGGCTCGGCGAGGGGGCTGTCGCCCACCCCCAGCCTGAGCGGCCATTCATGGACATTCCTCGTGCGGCTAAACGCACATATTGCCCGATGCAGGATATCATCGGGATGATCCTAGAGCGGAAGCTTCGCTGGGTTGGTGTGGATCCAGACAAAATCGGCTTCCATGCGATTCTAGTCAACGCCGATGAGATTCTTGAGCAGGTTCGCGGACCGGAGCATGATGGCTACACCATGCAGAAGCTGCGGATTCGCATGAAGGTCGGCGAACGCGTGGTTCAGGCGCTCGTTGCCGGCGACTTTTTCCCTCGGGTGATGCGTCCCAATCCAGTCAACCGACATCCAGACTGGATCGTGATGCCAGAGACGGTCGACGCTTTTGAGCGAACCTATGTTTCCCTCAGTGAACTCGCCAATCGTTGGGAAACAAACGCGTTCAAGCTTAAAAAAGATCTTGATCGCCGCGGTGTAACACCAGCGATACGGCGAGATCAGATCGGCGCGACGTTCTATTTGAGAAGAATGCTGCTTTAACCTGTTGGTCAAATATTAAAGCTCAAGCCCCGGCGATAGTCGGGGCTTTTTTGTAACTAGTTCGAACTCGGAGTTCAGGGGTGCGCTTTTATGTCCGGATAGGGGCCAGATTATGGTCTTGGATTAATATGCGAAGAGCTAAGCACGAAAATAAAGACCAGTGATTACAACGAGATAGGTCGGAAAGTTCGACAATCTATGGTGTTCGTCACGCCAGTCCCTAGAGGGCCGATCAGGTCGGTGAACCGCATCGCACCCGCGACGCGCAGGGGATTGTACACGCGCGAGAAGCCGCCACCGGACCCGAAACGGGCGAATCCCCATCTCTCAGATCCGAGTGCTCAAAGCGCTCGACCCCGCTCTGACCCTGGCGCCGAAACGGATCACCCTCGGGCGCGTGCCGAATTGACGGGCCCGTCGCAGCAGCTCACCCGACTGGAGACGGAGTTGCTGGCCGGGCATCGTCTCGGCGACCGCGCTGGCCGCCTCGGTGAGCGAGCCCGAGCGCTGCCGCTCCGGTCGGCAGTTCGCGGCCTCGTGCGGCACCTGCCGCGGACATGCGGCCGCGGCCGCCTGGCAGCAGGACGAGGAGGTTCTTGCCGGTCGCGAGGACGATGAGCGTCGATGGCGCATCGGTCAGACCGGGAGCCGGGATACCCCGCGTAAGGTCTCGGACGTCGTAGCCCGCGAAGCAGAGCGGGGCCCAGCTCGCGAAGACCGTGAGGGCCAGCGGTCAACACGAGCGACTGCATGGACAGGCCGGACACAGGACTGCACCCGACCC from Methylobacterium radiotolerans JCM 2831 includes the following:
- a CDS encoding TniB family NTP-binding protein — translated: MSDMQDDPRDHFRKIFSAQDLQRIEVMQRVRGTYFRHPMHDCVVEYVDDLLALMIEQRDRDADPGSHEHRGIAVIGEPRAGKTTMLRRVFKGHPAFPGYGEKGSRCPLVTVIPQGACTLKRFTIDALRELGMPVQQIPRDEDQVAHMVRDHMCLMGVKVMHIDEAHHITQPANATQIKKIINVFKCLMIDEEWPVSLIFSGIPELIGALQKDQQLCDRFKFVRLAGLTTATDAKSIRQTIRQLAGVAELAISTEHTEALAPRLIHAGCYQLGRSIEYVQDAIEVRLKRNARLPADAASALRALIPDDFAQAYARSRGVEAADNPFIAVDWEATDPFQTLDGSEDRHVSDLPKPKRATSRKKG
- a CDS encoding TniQ family protein, which encodes MAHLYPFVPLLPGETVTSFCSRLAAIHKTTSVRTFLRYLGRRFTPIVFGQAMALDDLAELTGIPSGEIALSSLIRSDGHITHRGQSFPTTMSRGTRTFVCPRCLAEDEEHSRRNPIESSYGRAIWQLTPIQACPRHYVLLREISGLVHASQAYDFSRAIWPHLSRMREYADTAAEVMPSAAEAYLLSRFEEQRETSPLLDQMPWYAAARACEAMGAAALFGPAVTLGNLALGEKRQAADVGFQIAHGGEPAVLRFLDDLLRNHYTREGSNDGPGTMYGILNHLMTRPGVDPGYAPLRSIMFEHALDTAPFGPGDIVVGLPVARRRTHSLMTAAAEAGQHPDRLLKILIAEGIIPRGASLNGRVVFDAAIAAPVLRRTTKLLNLREIAEHLHTTYSYAIMLTTNGFIEPFKSDMVQEKIIRARYAKADIDAFMGRLGEGAVAHPQPERPFMDIPRAAKRTYCPMQDIIGMILERKLRWVGVDPDKIGFHAILVNADEILEQVRGPEHDGYTMQKLRIRMKVGERVVQALVAGDFFPRVMRPNPVNRHPDWIVMPETVDAFERTYVSLSELANRWETNAFKLKKDLDRRGVTPAIRRDQIGATFYLRRMLL